One Halobaculum roseum DNA segment encodes these proteins:
- a CDS encoding ABC transporter ATP-binding protein — protein sequence MASITLDSVTKRFGDDESIVAVDDVSLDIEDGEFVVFVGPSGSGKSTLMRIVAGLETQTEGDVHIGDSLVNELGPRARDIAMVFQNYALYPNMTVEENMSFGLKMSTSMSEAEIEEQVTSTAEMMDIGELLDNTPGELSGGQQQRVALGRAIVRDPNVFLMDEPLSNLDAKLRTTMRTEINRLQNDLGVTTLYVTHDQTEAMTMGDRLVVLDQGELQQIGTPLECFYRPANRFVAGFIGSPSMNFFDATVESDTLSCDGFTYELSDRMGSSVGDREAVTLGARPEDIDLTDDPVEANSFEVEVDVVEPMGSISYVYAKPVDQSHDDTFVVEIDGQRPITEGRRLYAHAPATDVHLFDARTSETIHQRKLNEKAREALSQRLQQDATVGDD from the coding sequence TCGAGGACGGCGAGTTCGTCGTCTTCGTCGGCCCGTCCGGGAGCGGGAAGTCGACGCTCATGCGGATCGTGGCCGGCCTGGAGACGCAGACGGAGGGCGACGTGCACATCGGCGACTCGCTCGTCAACGAACTCGGTCCGCGGGCGCGGGACATCGCGATGGTGTTCCAGAACTACGCGCTGTACCCGAACATGACCGTCGAGGAGAACATGTCCTTCGGGCTGAAGATGTCTACCTCGATGTCCGAGGCCGAGATCGAAGAACAGGTCACGTCCACCGCGGAGATGATGGACATCGGCGAGCTGCTCGACAACACGCCGGGCGAACTCTCCGGCGGGCAACAGCAGCGCGTCGCGCTGGGGCGGGCGATCGTTCGCGACCCCAACGTGTTCCTGATGGACGAGCCGCTGTCGAACCTGGACGCCAAGCTCCGGACGACGATGCGGACGGAGATCAACCGGCTCCAGAACGACCTGGGCGTGACCACCCTCTACGTCACTCACGACCAGACCGAGGCGATGACGATGGGCGACCGGCTCGTCGTGCTCGACCAGGGCGAACTCCAGCAGATCGGCACGCCGCTGGAGTGCTTCTATCGGCCGGCGAACCGCTTCGTCGCGGGGTTCATCGGGTCGCCCTCGATGAACTTCTTCGACGCCACCGTCGAGAGCGACACGCTCTCGTGTGACGGCTTCACCTACGAACTCTCCGACCGGATGGGATCGAGCGTGGGCGATCGGGAGGCGGTGACGCTGGGTGCACGGCCCGAGGACATCGACCTCACGGACGACCCCGTCGAGGCGAACAGTTTCGAGGTGGAAGTCGACGTGGTCGAGCCGATGGGGAGCATCTCGTACGTGTACGCCAAGCCGGTCGACCAGTCGCACGACGACACGTTCGTCGTCGAGATCGACGGCCAGCGGCCGATCACGGAGGGTCGCCGGCTGTACGCGCACGCGCCGGCGACGGACGTCCACCTGTTCGACGCGCGAACCAGCGAGACGATCCACCAGCGGAAACTGAACGAGAAGGCCCGGGAGGCGCTCTCCCAGCGACTCCAGCAGGACGCGACCGTCGGCGACGACTGA
- a CDS encoding class II aldolase/adducin family protein, which produces MDSQDTSQYEARQSICEFGRSLLDDDLTTGTGGNLSVRLDDDHIAISPSGVPYGDIEPSDVPVVRTDGTVVAGDVDPSTELPMHRAVYDRRPDVGGVVHTHSPYATTFASLGQPIPASHYLLAFAGTEVPVTEYETHATEELGEEAVEALGDSTNATLLRNHGVLTTESSLADAYSVAQMVEYCARIHYQASVIGDPEILPDEELHRIQGKLDSYGN; this is translated from the coding sequence ATGGATTCACAGGACACCTCACAGTACGAAGCACGGCAATCCATCTGCGAGTTCGGTCGCAGTTTGCTCGACGACGACCTGACCACCGGAACCGGCGGGAACCTCAGCGTCCGCCTCGACGACGACCACATCGCGATCAGTCCCTCGGGCGTCCCCTACGGGGATATCGAGCCCTCGGACGTTCCCGTCGTCCGGACCGACGGGACGGTCGTCGCGGGCGACGTGGACCCGTCGACGGAGCTCCCGATGCACCGCGCGGTCTACGACCGACGCCCGGACGTGGGCGGCGTCGTCCACACCCACTCGCCGTACGCGACCACGTTCGCGTCGCTCGGGCAACCGATCCCGGCCTCGCACTACCTGCTCGCGTTCGCCGGCACGGAGGTCCCGGTGACGGAGTACGAGACGCACGCCACCGAGGAACTCGGTGAGGAGGCGGTCGAGGCGCTCGGCGACTCGACCAACGCGACGCTGCTGCGGAACCACGGCGTGTTGACGACCGAGTCGTCGCTGGCCGACGCGTACTCGGTCGCGCAGATGGTGGAGTACTGCGCCCGCATCCACTACCAGGCGAGCGTCATCGGCGACCCGGAGATACTGCCCGACGAGGAACTCCACCGGATCCAGGGGAAACTGGACAGCTACGGCAACTAG
- a CDS encoding rhamnulokinase — translation MQHVAIDIGASGGTVYLGTITPTEFAVEEVHRFDNRPVERDGRYVWDLDALRERMIDGLRAAAERVDTVDVVGIDTWGLDFGLVADGEVLRDPTSYRDPNATATRDALFETVGRRRIFEATGITNWRTPNTLWQLHTLARDDPALLDRADGLLMMPQLLTSLLGGRECGEVTIASTTQMVDPEERTWARDLLEELSLPTDLLPPLDEPGQHLGPVGDDVAAALGSTPELVTPASHDTAAAVAGLPVADDAAFLSTGSWFILGVERAGPVRSDAAFEHAVSNELGVDGTVRLLKNVNGFFLLEECREAWQEEGRPVDYDSLLSAAEEAPARAALVDPDAETFGIDAPMPEQIRSYCRETDQPVPDGRGEVVRCLLDSLVTKTAIALDGIEAVIDDRPKSISLGGGGVRNELFCRLLADATDRPVVAGPVEATAVGNLLTQALATGTVEDLESGRRLIESAFSPTRYEPAGTAEWAAAKRRLKALSAE, via the coding sequence ATGCAGCACGTCGCTATCGACATCGGCGCCAGCGGGGGAACGGTGTACCTCGGGACGATCACGCCCACGGAGTTCGCGGTCGAGGAGGTGCACCGGTTCGACAACCGTCCCGTCGAACGGGACGGCCGCTACGTCTGGGATCTCGACGCCCTTCGCGAGCGCATGATCGACGGACTACGGGCGGCCGCCGAGCGGGTCGATACCGTCGACGTGGTCGGGATCGACACGTGGGGGCTCGACTTCGGGCTCGTGGCCGACGGGGAGGTGCTGCGCGACCCCACCTCCTACCGCGACCCGAACGCGACGGCGACCCGCGACGCCCTCTTCGAGACGGTGGGGCGGCGCCGGATCTTCGAGGCGACCGGCATCACGAACTGGCGCACGCCGAACACGCTGTGGCAACTCCACACGCTCGCCCGCGACGACCCGGCGTTGCTCGACCGCGCCGACGGGCTCCTCATGATGCCCCAACTACTGACATCGCTGCTGGGTGGACGCGAGTGCGGCGAGGTGACGATCGCGTCCACGACACAGATGGTCGATCCCGAGGAGCGCACTTGGGCGAGGGACCTCCTCGAGGAGCTGTCGCTCCCGACGGACCTGCTCCCGCCGCTCGATGAGCCGGGGCAGCACCTCGGCCCCGTCGGCGACGACGTCGCCGCGGCGCTCGGGTCGACCCCCGAACTTGTCACCCCCGCGAGCCACGACACGGCGGCGGCCGTCGCCGGCCTTCCGGTTGCCGACGACGCCGCCTTCCTCAGTACTGGGTCATGGTTTATTCTCGGCGTCGAGCGAGCGGGCCCTGTCCGGAGCGACGCCGCCTTCGAGCACGCCGTCTCGAACGAACTCGGCGTCGACGGGACCGTCCGGCTCCTGAAGAACGTGAACGGCTTCTTCCTCCTCGAGGAGTGCCGCGAGGCCTGGCAGGAGGAGGGGCGGCCGGTCGACTACGACAGCCTCCTGTCGGCCGCAGAGGAGGCCCCGGCACGTGCCGCGCTCGTCGACCCCGACGCGGAGACGTTCGGCATCGACGCGCCGATGCCCGAGCAGATCCGGTCGTACTGCCGGGAGACCGACCAGCCCGTGCCCGACGGTCGCGGGGAGGTCGTCCGGTGTCTCCTCGACAGTCTCGTGACGAAGACCGCGATCGCCCTCGACGGCATCGAGGCGGTCATCGACGACCGTCCGAAGAGCATCAGCCTCGGGGGCGGCGGGGTCCGAAACGAGCTGTTCTGCCGACTCCTCGCCGACGCGACCGACCGGCCCGTCGTCGCCGGGCCGGTCGAGGCGACCGCGGTGGGGAACCTCCTGACGCAGGCGCTTGCCACGGGGACGGTCGAAGACCTGGAGAGCGGCCGCCGGTTGATCGAGTCGGCGTTCTCCCCCACGCGGTACGAGCCGGCCGGGACCGCCGAGTGGGCGGCGGCGAAACGGCGGCTGAAGGCGCTGTCCGCGGAGTGA
- a CDS encoding SDR family NAD(P)-dependent oxidoreductase codes for MSVLDSFSLDGETAVVTGAAQGLGRQMASALVDVGADVAIADVNAEKAERTATALGEGAESEVVAVDVDVTDEASVTSMVETVTDRLGPIDVLVNNAGIVENAPAEETDIESWRRVVAVNLDGVFLCAKQVGQQMLERGEGRIVNISSMSGFDVNVPQKQASYNTTKAGVRMLTQSLAVEWGDRGVRVNAIAPGYMRTDLVDEVLEENPEMAEEWLENTPMGRLGRPEELEELVVYLASDASSYMTGSTVVIDGGYTSR; via the coding sequence ATGAGCGTACTCGACAGTTTCTCGCTCGACGGGGAGACGGCGGTCGTCACCGGTGCGGCGCAGGGGCTCGGCAGACAGATGGCGAGCGCGCTCGTCGACGTGGGGGCGGATGTCGCCATCGCGGACGTGAACGCCGAGAAGGCCGAGCGAACGGCGACGGCCCTCGGGGAGGGCGCCGAGTCGGAGGTGGTCGCCGTCGACGTCGACGTGACAGACGAGGCGTCGGTCACGTCGATGGTCGAAACCGTCACCGACCGGCTCGGCCCGATCGACGTCCTCGTGAACAACGCCGGTATCGTCGAGAACGCCCCGGCCGAGGAGACGGACATCGAGTCGTGGCGGCGCGTCGTCGCCGTCAACCTCGACGGCGTCTTCCTCTGTGCGAAACAGGTCGGCCAGCAGATGCTGGAGCGCGGCGAGGGACGCATCGTCAACATCTCCTCGATGTCCGGCTTCGACGTCAACGTCCCCCAGAAGCAGGCCAGTTACAACACGACGAAGGCCGGGGTCCGGATGTTGACCCAGTCGCTGGCCGTCGAGTGGGGCGACCGCGGCGTCCGGGTCAACGCCATCGCTCCGGGGTACATGCGGACGGACCTCGTCGACGAGGTGTTGGAGGAGAACCCCGAGATGGCGGAGGAGTGGCTGGAGAACACGCCGATGGGTCGGCTCGGTCGCCCGGAGGAGCTCGAGGAACTCGTCGTCTATCTCGCCTCCGACGCCTCATCGTACATGACGGGGTCGACGGTCGTCATCGACGGCGGGTACACCTCCCGCTGA
- a CDS encoding NAD(P)-dependent alcohol dehydrogenase: MRTVVLHEPGQFEMRERERPEPAADEVLVAVRDVGICGSDVHYYEHGRIGDYVVEDPLILGHESAGEVVAVGENVETLAPGARVTLEPGVPCRQCRHCKRGEYHLCTDVEFMATPPHDGAFAEYVSWPADFVYELPEAVSMREGALCEPLSVGIHACRRGDVGVGDTVLVTGAGPIGMLAMEAARAAGATDILVSDVVGSKLDRALDRGADRVIHVTETDLDAAVDEYTDGVGADVVVEASGAEPSIESTLDAVRRGGTIVLVGLADEAEVPLDVLEIIDNELDVHGSFRYANTYDAAVDLLADGTVDVEGIVDFTDPLEEIDAAFRRSMERDTVKGMISIR, translated from the coding sequence ATGCGGACCGTTGTTTTGCACGAGCCCGGCCAGTTCGAGATGCGGGAACGGGAGCGACCGGAGCCGGCCGCCGACGAGGTCCTCGTCGCCGTCAGGGACGTGGGCATCTGCGGCTCCGACGTTCACTACTACGAGCACGGTCGGATCGGCGACTACGTCGTCGAGGACCCGCTTATTCTGGGCCACGAGAGCGCGGGAGAGGTTGTCGCCGTCGGCGAGAACGTCGAAACGCTGGCGCCGGGCGCCCGCGTGACGCTCGAACCGGGGGTCCCGTGTCGGCAGTGCCGCCACTGCAAGCGCGGGGAGTACCACCTCTGCACGGACGTCGAGTTCATGGCGACGCCGCCCCACGACGGGGCCTTCGCCGAGTACGTCTCCTGGCCGGCGGACTTCGTCTACGAACTCCCGGAGGCCGTCTCGATGCGGGAGGGCGCGTTATGTGAGCCCCTGAGCGTCGGCATCCACGCCTGTCGCCGCGGCGATGTCGGCGTCGGCGACACGGTGCTCGTCACGGGCGCCGGCCCGATCGGGATGCTCGCGATGGAGGCCGCACGCGCGGCCGGGGCGACCGATATCCTCGTCTCCGACGTCGTCGGGTCGAAACTGGACCGTGCGCTCGACCGGGGAGCCGACCGCGTCATCCATGTCACGGAGACCGACCTCGACGCGGCCGTCGACGAGTACACCGACGGCGTCGGCGCGGACGTCGTCGTCGAGGCGTCCGGCGCCGAGCCGTCCATCGAGTCGACGCTCGACGCCGTGCGACGCGGCGGGACAATCGTCCTCGTCGGGCTCGCCGACGAGGCGGAGGTTCCCCTCGACGTCCTCGAGATCATCGACAACGAACTCGACGTCCACGGGTCGTTCCGCTACGCGAACACCTACGACGCCGCCGTCGACCTCCTCGCCGACGGAACCGTCGACGTGGAGGGGATCGTCGACTTCACGGATCCCCTCGAGGAGATCGACGCCGCGTTCCGACGCTCGATGGAGCGAGACACCGTCAAGGGGATGATCTCGATCCGCTGA
- the dgoD gene encoding galactonate dehydratase → MHVSDYELFAVPPRWLLLRLETSDGLVGWGEPIVQGRLETVRAAVEELVDVYLLGEDPLRTEEHWRTMYQGGYFRGGPILMSALAGIDQALWDIKGRHYGAPVHELLGGHVRDRVMVHQWIGGEDPAEIAEEAIKRRNQGYRALKLNATAEFAPLEPPAGVETARKRVATVREAVGDDLHLGIDFHGRVSKPMAMRLVEALEPYEPMFVDQPVLPEHTEKLGSIADRTTVPIATGERFYSRYDFKPLLVDDAVSVLQPDVSHVGGITELRKLMTMAEAFDVAVIPHCPLSPIAFAANLQAVFTSHNAVMQEQDLSLHDPSESTGLAYLEDPDTFTFEDGYVERPTGPGLGIDVDEEYVREQSRLDVNWYNPLWYHDDGRVAEW, encoded by the coding sequence ATGCACGTCTCGGATTACGAACTGTTCGCCGTCCCGCCGCGGTGGCTGCTCCTCCGGCTGGAGACGAGTGACGGACTGGTGGGCTGGGGTGAACCCATCGTTCAGGGACGGCTGGAGACGGTCCGAGCGGCCGTCGAAGAACTCGTCGACGTCTACCTCCTCGGCGAGGACCCGTTGCGGACCGAGGAGCACTGGCGAACCATGTATCAGGGGGGATACTTCAGGGGCGGCCCGATCCTCATGAGCGCTCTCGCGGGCATCGATCAGGCGCTGTGGGACATCAAGGGGCGCCACTACGGCGCGCCGGTGCACGAACTCCTCGGCGGACACGTCCGCGACCGGGTCATGGTCCACCAGTGGATCGGCGGCGAGGACCCCGCGGAGATCGCCGAAGAGGCGATCAAGCGTCGCAATCAGGGGTATCGGGCGCTCAAGCTGAACGCGACGGCGGAGTTCGCGCCGTTGGAGCCGCCGGCCGGGGTGGAGACGGCGCGCAAACGCGTCGCGACGGTCCGTGAGGCCGTCGGGGACGACCTCCACCTCGGCATCGACTTCCACGGCCGGGTCTCGAAGCCGATGGCGATGCGACTCGTGGAGGCGCTCGAGCCGTACGAGCCGATGTTCGTCGACCAGCCGGTCCTGCCGGAACACACCGAGAAGCTCGGATCGATCGCCGACCGGACGACCGTTCCGATCGCCACGGGCGAGCGGTTCTACTCACGCTACGATTTCAAGCCGCTCCTCGTCGATGACGCGGTCTCGGTGCTGCAGCCCGATGTCTCTCACGTGGGCGGGATCACCGAACTCCGGAAGCTGATGACGATGGCCGAGGCGTTCGACGTGGCCGTGATCCCCCACTGTCCCCTGAGTCCGATCGCGTTCGCGGCGAACCTCCAGGCGGTGTTCACCTCGCACAACGCGGTCATGCAGGAACAGGATCTGAGCCTCCACGACCCGAGCGAGAGCACCGGACTGGCGTACCTCGAAGACCCCGACACCTTCACCTTCGAGGACGGGTACGTCGAGCGACCGACGGGGCCCGGGCTGGGGATCGATGTCGACGAGGAGTACGTGCGCGAACAGTCACGGTTGGACGTCAACTGGTACAACCCCCTCTGGTACCACGACGACGGCCGGGTCGCCGAGTGGTGA